A part of Nitrospira sp. genomic DNA contains:
- a CDS encoding DUF4105 domain-containing protein, which translates to MKVPIALLIVGLLATNALAIEAPDHLYQAELITHAKNAKLAEQREWHLLLHYRKNLFGGYESEQDDPGFFLSSNGKTDPSSELAATLAQFFSAELVGRSRQPAQCAFIARYHWLREQLQFDPTRLPAISCERFDRWYEDFEVRSISLIFPSAFLNNPASMFGHTLFRVDQKGQTEQTRILAYTINYAADVPPDAGLAYPIRGIFGSYKGYFSTIPYYLKVQQYRDIENRDIWEYRLNLTGNQLRRFLMHAWELGNAYFDYFFFKENCSYHILALLDYANPDLHLTDEFIGWTVPADTIRLIVSKPSLVSDITYRPSRSTVIKRKRESLPAAERNLAHRITEDLGELSSPAFTQLAPPKQAFVLDLASDYLRYRLETSDSPKPEWKERNRTVLTTRSQLRIPSEEFTVRPFAKQPELGHKTSRAVIGGGWRNNDTFEEATFRGGYHDLLDPEVGYTPDAQIEMASITVRHYNRADQTRIERATLLNLLSLSPIDAVFHAPSWKLNIGMNTIRHHDCQLCSNGLVNAGIGGAKELRLLNREVLFAFAETEVNISKAYHELHRVGGGGTVGMLADLTERWKLMATGSYLKFPLGDKSDDFRWYVGSRFTLAQNWTVRLEYNHRDRDNDVLFSVQAFF; encoded by the coding sequence TTGAAAGTACCCATAGCGTTGCTGATAGTCGGTCTTCTTGCCACAAATGCGCTGGCAATCGAGGCGCCTGACCATCTCTACCAGGCCGAGCTGATAACTCACGCGAAGAATGCCAAGCTTGCGGAGCAGCGTGAATGGCACTTGTTATTGCACTATCGGAAGAATCTCTTCGGCGGATATGAAAGCGAACAGGATGATCCCGGGTTTTTCTTGTCTTCCAATGGGAAGACGGATCCGTCTTCTGAGCTTGCGGCGACCCTTGCACAATTCTTCTCTGCTGAACTGGTCGGCCGTTCTCGACAGCCGGCTCAGTGTGCGTTCATCGCTCGGTACCACTGGCTGAGAGAGCAACTGCAGTTTGATCCGACTCGGCTTCCAGCAATTTCCTGCGAACGGTTTGATCGGTGGTACGAGGATTTCGAGGTCCGATCCATTTCTCTGATCTTCCCTTCAGCTTTTCTGAATAATCCAGCCTCCATGTTCGGCCATACCTTGTTTCGTGTTGATCAAAAAGGCCAGACCGAGCAGACCCGCATTCTCGCCTATACCATCAACTATGCAGCAGATGTACCTCCCGACGCCGGGCTTGCCTATCCTATACGAGGCATCTTTGGAAGCTATAAGGGGTATTTTTCGACGATTCCCTATTACCTCAAGGTGCAGCAGTATCGAGACATCGAAAACCGCGATATTTGGGAATATCGCCTGAATCTCACGGGAAACCAATTGCGGCGTTTTCTGATGCATGCATGGGAATTAGGAAATGCCTACTTCGACTATTTCTTTTTTAAGGAGAATTGCTCGTACCATATTCTTGCGCTCTTGGACTATGCCAATCCAGATCTACATTTGACGGATGAGTTTATTGGGTGGACTGTCCCTGCCGATACGATTCGATTGATCGTCTCAAAACCCAGCTTGGTGTCAGATATCACGTACAGGCCATCTCGCAGCACGGTGATCAAACGAAAGCGGGAGTCTCTACCTGCAGCGGAACGAAACCTAGCTCATCGGATTACGGAAGATCTTGGAGAGTTGAGCTCACCGGCATTCACCCAGCTGGCCCCTCCCAAACAAGCTTTTGTACTCGATCTGGCATCGGACTATTTGCGGTATCGACTTGAGACGAGCGACTCCCCAAAACCGGAGTGGAAGGAACGCAATAGGACGGTTCTGACAACCCGCAGTCAGCTTCGCATCCCATCCGAGGAGTTTACCGTGCGCCCATTTGCGAAGCAGCCAGAACTGGGGCATAAGACCTCACGTGCAGTCATCGGGGGCGGCTGGCGCAATAACGATACGTTTGAAGAAGCGACCTTCCGAGGCGGCTATCACGATTTGCTCGATCCAGAGGTTGGCTATACTCCCGATGCGCAGATTGAAATGGCCTCCATCACGGTGCGGCACTACAATCGAGCGGATCAGACTAGGATAGAACGAGCGACGTTGTTGAATCTTTTATCCCTCTCGCCGATTGACGCCGTCTTCCACGCACCTTCCTGGAAGCTCAACATCGGCATGAACACCATCCGGCATCATGATTGTCAGCTCTGCAGTAATGGCCTCGTCAACGCTGGGATCGGGGGGGCGAAGGAATTGCGGTTACTCAATCGGGAAGTCCTATTCGCCTTTGCGGAAACCGAGGTCAACATCAGCAAGGCCTATCATGAGCTGCATCGGGTGGGTGGTGGCGGCACAGTCGGGATGTTGGCCGATCTCACGGAGCGATGGAAACTCATGGCGACGGGATCCTATCTAAAATTTCCGTTGGGGGACAAGTCCGACGATTTCCGATGGTATGTTGGTTCGCGCTTCACGCTGGCTCAAAATTGGACGGTCAGGCTGGAGTACAATCACCGTGACCGAGACAACGACGTTCTGTTCAGTGTGCAGGCATTTTTCTAG
- a CDS encoding type II toxin-antitoxin system HicB family antitoxin encodes MHKYEVIIYWSDEDQVFIAEVPELSGCMAHGSSQEEALASANAAIQLWIDTAREFGRLVPEPKGHRLMLA; translated from the coding sequence ATGCATAAATACGAGGTCATTATTTATTGGAGCGATGAGGATCAAGTATTTATCGCTGAAGTACCTGAACTCTCGGGATGCATGGCTCATGGCTCTTCCCAAGAAGAGGCGCTTGCGAGCGCCAATGCGGCTATTCAACTCTGGATCGATACGGCGCGTGAGTTCGGCCGTCTTGTGCCTGAACCCAAAGGGCATCGGCTCATGCTTGCCTAG
- a CDS encoding alpha/beta hydrolase — MSLLDQFFVYHPEPWQDRDWARLSGLPLEDVWFQAADSARLFGWYLEAAADRPVVLWCHGNAGNIINRLENLKLLHQMGLSVFLFDYRGYGKSQGSSPTEQGLYQDAYGAHDYLTRIRKIRPERIVLFGRSLGASVAGELAVQRPASALILESSFPSIEAVAKFYYGGLPVHWLLGAAHRLIDRLPQLSLPKLIIHGDKDEIIPIEFGRQVFDAAKPPKDWYVVEGAGHNDTYLVGGRAYFRQLGEFIRKALAAY; from the coding sequence GTGAGTCTTCTTGACCAATTCTTCGTCTATCATCCCGAGCCTTGGCAAGACCGAGATTGGGCAAGGCTCAGCGGGCTGCCGCTTGAGGATGTGTGGTTTCAAGCTGCCGATAGTGCCCGACTGTTCGGTTGGTATCTTGAAGCGGCAGCAGATCGTCCGGTGGTGCTCTGGTGCCATGGCAATGCCGGTAATATCATCAACCGCCTTGAAAATCTGAAGCTGCTGCACCAAATGGGGTTGTCGGTCTTCTTGTTCGACTATCGTGGATATGGAAAGAGCCAGGGCTCTAGCCCAACCGAGCAGGGACTCTATCAGGATGCGTACGGTGCGCATGATTACCTCACGCGCATCCGAAAGATCCGTCCTGAACGAATCGTGCTGTTCGGCCGATCGCTGGGAGCATCCGTGGCAGGCGAACTGGCAGTGCAACGACCAGCTTCGGCCCTCATCCTTGAATCATCGTTTCCTTCCATCGAAGCAGTGGCCAAGTTCTATTATGGTGGGTTACCCGTGCATTGGCTCCTTGGAGCCGCACATCGATTGATCGACCGGCTGCCGCAGCTGTCGCTTCCCAAGCTGATCATCCATGGGGACAAGGATGAGATTATTCCCATTGAGTTTGGTCGCCAGGTTTTCGATGCGGCCAAACCGCCGAAAGACTGGTATGTGGTCGAAGGTGCCGGACATAACGACACGTATCTGGTGGGTGGGCGAGCCTACTTTCGCCAGCTTGGGGAGTTCATTCGGAAGGCGCTCGCTGCATACTGA
- a CDS encoding DUF3015 domain-containing protein, protein MSKKGLLVAVAILFGSQAGLAMAANPDTGPGCGLGKLAWENYKGQKEIAPQVLMVTTNGTGMNTFAISSGTSGCTNDGKVMSEHKTTVFASLNFEALSAEMAQGQGEHLASLATLMGVPAERHAAFFAMTQERYTSLVQTGETSPVALVKALNEGIAGHPVLAKVSAQ, encoded by the coding sequence ATGTCGAAAAAAGGACTCTTAGTGGCTGTTGCGATCCTGTTTGGGAGCCAGGCTGGGCTGGCAATGGCGGCAAATCCAGACACTGGGCCAGGTTGTGGATTGGGGAAATTGGCCTGGGAGAATTACAAAGGCCAGAAGGAGATTGCCCCCCAAGTGTTGATGGTGACGACGAATGGAACGGGCATGAACACTTTTGCCATTAGCTCTGGGACCTCTGGGTGCACCAACGATGGCAAGGTCATGAGTGAGCACAAGACCACTGTGTTCGCTTCGTTGAATTTTGAAGCGCTCTCAGCCGAGATGGCTCAAGGGCAGGGCGAACACTTGGCCTCGCTTGCAACGCTGATGGGCGTACCAGCGGAGCGCCACGCTGCGTTCTTCGCCATGACCCAGGAACGGTATACATCCTTGGTCCAGACCGGAGAGACTTCCCCAGTGGCGTTGGTAAAGGCTTTGAATGAGGGGATTGCGGGCCATCCAGTTCTCGCCAAGGTTTCTGCTCAGTAA
- a CDS encoding type II toxin-antitoxin system HicA family toxin, whose product MGKEDKLLARILGGMSDANISFTELCHMLRGMGFDERIRGSHHVFRKLGIEEMINLQCDGNKAKAYQVRQVRNVILKHRLGGIADA is encoded by the coding sequence GTGGGGAAGGAAGACAAACTCCTTGCTAGAATTCTTGGCGGCATGTCGGATGCGAACATTTCGTTTACCGAGCTCTGCCACATGCTACGGGGCATGGGGTTTGACGAACGTATTCGCGGCAGCCACCACGTTTTTCGGAAACTCGGGATTGAGGAGATGATCAATCTGCAGTGTGATGGGAATAAAGCGAAAGCATACCAGGTTCGCCAGGTTCGCAATGTCATTCTGAAGCATAGATTGGGAGGAATAGCGGATGCATAA